The following proteins come from a genomic window of Nicotiana tomentosiformis chromosome 12, ASM39032v3, whole genome shotgun sequence:
- the LOC138902643 gene encoding uncharacterized protein — protein sequence MRMCIDYRQLNKVTTKNKYPLPCIDDLFYQLQCAKVFSKIDLRSRYHQLKIQDSNNPKIVFRTCFGHFEFLVMSFGLTNAPVSLMHLMNSVFQPYIDSFIIVFIDDILVKYEHYRQGSLLHRLDIPKWKWERVTIDFVVRLPQTLKKFNTVWVIVDRLTKSAHFIKIVTTYSSEHLAQINICEIICLHDAGSWDQFLPLAEFAYSNNYQPSIQIALHEALYGKQCRSPIGWFESREVGLLGTDLVRCRNCEHQHHNCEEDRGDAYVTNVTPLTHLRRQYRIGLGHICNHCVTFAKKAAIAIVMPLLQL from the exons atgaggatgtgtattgattataggcagctgaacaaagttacaaccaagaacaagtacccattaccatgcattgatgacttattttatcAGCTTCAGTGTGCTaaagtgttctcgaagattgatttgaggtcacgGTACCATCAGCTGAAGATCCAAGATTCAAACAATCCAAAGATTGTATTTAGGACTTGCTTTGGTCACtttgagtttctggtgatgtcatttgggctgaccaatgcccctgTATCATtaatgcacttgatgaacagtgtgttccagccatatattgattctttcatcatcgtgttcattgatgacatattg gtgaagtacgagcattatAGGCAGGGTAGTTTGCTTCATAGACTTGATATtccaaagtggaagtgggagcgtgtcACCATTGATTTCGTTGTTAGACTCCCACAGACCTTGAAGAAATTTAACacagtatgggttattgtggatagactgaccaagtctgcacacttcattaaGATTGTGAccacctactcttcagagcatcTGGCTCAGATAAATATCTGTGAGATTATTTGTCTTCATGATGC tgGTTCATGGGATCAATTCTTACCGTTGGCAGAGTTTGCCTATAGCAACAACTACCAACCAAGTATTCAGATTGCTCTTCATGAAGCCTTATATGGGAAGCAGTGTCGTtctccaattggttggtttgagtcaaGGGAGGTtgggttgttgggcactgatttggttcg TTGTCGCAATTGTGAGCACCAGCATCACAATTGCGAAGAGGACAGGGGAGATGCATATGTCACAAATGTGACTCCCTTAACGCATTTGCGAAGACAGTATAGGATTGGATTGGGCCATATTTGCAACCATTGTGTCACTTTTGCAAAGAAGGCTGccatcgcaattgtgatgcctTTGTTGCAATTGTGA